AGTTTGATTGCTATCATAAATGACACACAGCTTTGTTTTTAGGTTATGATTGAAGAGATAAGCTTGTTTGTGAGGGTAACAAAGCAGGCATGACTTTACATAACACATTAAGAATGAAGAAATGAAATTGTTCAgcgatcattattattattaagcacagGCTCTGTATTAAAGCTCTTGAGAAtgtaaatgattcagtgattatGGCGTTCTCTGCTTGTTGACAGCAGGAGGCAGGTGCAGCCCGAGGAAACTCCACAGAGTGCTGAATTGGTGGTTTCTGGAGCGGAGAAGATTAATAAAACTGCAGAGAACACTTCCATTTGGACTAGCCAGAGGCTCTGGGAGAAGAATgaggttgaaggaaaatgacaGAACGCTAATCACTGCTTTAAAGCTTCACACATGAACATGATCTGTGTGACCTGACGATCTGAAGTGGCAAATGTACACCAGTTTGGATTGTGAATTCGCTTATGTAAAGGTAGCATTCATTTGATAAATACACAAACCGaaaattattgtttatatatttacagggtttctgctggtttcacaaagttaaatttaagacttttatgaATGTAAGTTTAGACTCATAAAAGGCTAAAGGCTAAGgcatttttcaaatgtattttttatttgccttatcaaaaaaaaaacattataattgaagacatttaattaaaaaaatatatatttaggatatttcttagcaaaatatttcaaatattgtgtaaaaacaagctagctcgacttgtatccatacactttttcttccaacataaactttctttaaaaaaaatgaacaaacgtttcattcattttcttttcagtttagtccctattttaatctggggtcaccacagcggaatgaaccgccagcacagtggatgcccttccagctacaacgcataattgggaaacatccatacacactcattcattttctttcttttcggcttagtccctctattaatcctgggtcgccacagcggaatgaaccaccaacttatccagcacatgttttttatgcagtggatgcccttccagcagcaacccatctctaggaaacatccatacacactcatacactacggacaatttagcctactcaatttacctgtaccacatgtctttggactgcgagGGAAatcggagcagccggaggaaagccacgcgaacgcagggagaacatgcaaactccacacagaaacgccaactgacttgaggctcaaaccagcgaccttcttgctgtaaggcgacagcactacccactgcgccactgcgttgccccacacacatacactacggacaattttagcttacccaattcatctatcctgcatgtctttgaactgtgggggaaaccggaggaaacccacgcaaacacgggaagaacatgcaaactccatgttctaaaccggcgaccttctttctgtgaggcgatcgtgctatccactgcaccaccatgctacccaacaaatgttttaaaagttttaaaaactataataaactaaatctatgcacaacaatctgtccagagCGGTGtcttcagcagtaaatacatgaaacactttaaaatagggatgctccgatcaatcGGCTGGAGATAATCACATTTTAAGGCTAGATCGATACTCGCCAATCTGGtcaatctcatgaaccgatcgcaggtgtttgtttatgagtttgcACGCAGATGAACCAGATGTGCTAGTTGGAGAGCAAAACATTGGAATtttcttgcatgtatttaggcctttttacatatataaaaactgaaagttctgtatttttgacaatattacaagttcactaaaacctggctgaacattttattaaaaaaaaaaacatttaaattttttttttaattgaatatttaataatatacctTTTTTAATATACTTGctgcaataaacaaatatatatttataggtgtgcattttaacttcttttgcattaaaatatgcgctccaaactttttcttcattgaaacgtgttgaattcttcttccatcatttgcaatgtttctaaatGGCTTTGTTATTCGTTTTTTTCTTACCAgtgtttatatctgttttatctattattttcagtaaagctgcttctgaccatgacatgtccacactataTGGTTAAAAGATACATGTTTAAGGTACTATATGCAACATATGCATTATAAAgattgaagcatcagaatcggtacttggtatcggtTGACCACCATGACAAAGAATCGGCATCGGCTGCAAAattcctgatcggagcatctctactttttaaaatagttttattgagatggattgggctgcacggtggcgcagtgggtaacacatttgcctcacagcaagaaggtcgctggttcaagcctcagctgggtcagttggcgtttctgtgtggagtttctgcgtgttagcgtgggtttcctccgggtgctccagtttcccccacaagtccaaacattATAtagataggtgaattgggttggctaaattgtctgtagtgtgtgtatggatgtttcccagtgatgggttgcagctggaagggaatccgctgtgtgaaaacatatgctggataagttggtggttcattccccagtggcaaccccagattaaaaaaaggactaaactgaaaagaaaataaacgaatgaatgagatggattgttggtgattgtatgggttttggccagattggataGCCgaacatgaacaaagaaaaattaagacctgtttaaaaaaagatttaagacctacaacacaatatttcagtaatatttcagACTTTTTAGGCCTAAAATTAGAATTTTGAGACTTAAGACtcagcagaaaccctgatttAAAATGGTGTACATGTTATATTTTCTTTAGCTTTCTATCTTTTTTGCTATTATCAGCAGACATCACTCCATTCTTCAGCCTCATATGacagtaataacaataaatatttttaatgattgtCCAACTtgatatttttgtgaaaattagatttttttttcgataAATTAACACTTCAAAAGAACAATAtttgtttgaaaaagaaaacctTTACAGCATTAAACATCCTTActctttataatatatatatatatatatatatatatatatatatatatatatatatatatatatatatatataatcatattatGCATGGGACAATAAGCGTTTTCAATGTACACCGTGAttaggaaaagtcaaggttttaaaaccagcaacattttctgctatactgttcctaaagtatgtgtacgattttatttttttttaaatctctagcagaaaagatatccaaatatgtcattttaaatgaagaaatctgtttttgaaactaatgaagacagcataaGTTAAAgatccatttgaattatttagcctgacatgtttactgctccaaaatatctcaaatgtttcccaaagtaaaatatattgtgtttaaaggggaacaaagttttagttttttaccgacatttaaaaagaacatattttagagcagtgagcacaataccgagtatctttatccaaggttatcatactgtcagaatcttataccggcccaagGTATAAAAATGTCAAGATGCATTTACTTGAGATTAAAAtggtcatttataatttatttcattgtaaCAACTTTGAAaactttaataattgttttaaaagactTTCTATTTTTTCCTCAACTGTTTTTGATAATTTGTAGTGAAAATCAACAAAAATGCTCAAGATATTATTAATTTCTTGATATAAATGCCCGTTTTTGCAATTAATACTGAGTGTGCAGATGATGGACACATAAATGCTTCTAAGCCAAAACACATTACTTGTCTTGTGCTGAAATACTACCTCTAAAGCCAAACAAAAAATCCATTCTTGCTTTATTACAGGTCATTTTCAGTCTTTTGCAAACATTAAAAAAGGCTCAGATGCTGAGAAGTGACAGAAAATAGATTTgagtagaaaaagaaagaaaggaacgtTTGTACTGAAATATATTCTAAATATACAGATCAAGCTCTGACGCTTCCTTCCACTCGCTCCAAAGACTCAGATGGAAGACTGCATTTCAGCCGCACACCAACACACTCTCTCTTCCAGCTCAAGCATGCCAACTTTAACATCAGCAAAGAAATGACAGAAACCACCAAGCAGGAGGAAGAAAAAGCTAAGAGGGAGGAACTGAAAGCTACAAGAGAGAAACAGCAACAGTCAGAACAATCATCATTTGTCAGATCAGAGTCCTCAagtcttttattttttgcataagcATGTCAGTAAGAAATTATGTTTCTGTACGTGGAAAACACCTCAATGTTTCTCATATCTCAACAAACTACTATGTACAGTGTAAAAAACGACCTTGCTTTTTTATGTACAACACTGCTTCACCACCCATAATGCTCTCATGAGTCCAAGTGCAGCAGAAACACTTCGGCAGGATAGAAAACACAGTGATAAATCATGCccaacacacacagacgcacacaaaaATAGACCAACTGCACTTCTCCAACCAGCCAGCCATGTTTTGGCACTACAAAAAAAAGCAACCAAATGATCCTCAACAGAGGAAAACTAGAATCTGGCACTTCCGATGTCCCACCAGAAGTCTAAGTAACGGTAATAACTCATGGCAGTGGGGTGTTTGTAATGCTTGTGAAGATTGTCACCTTTGCACCGACGTCCTAGAGCCATAAGAGTGTTTTGCTCGACTGGCAGACTTGACATAATCTCCTCTCTGAGTTTGAGTCCTTCCTCCTTGCCTGCACTTCCCTTTGGCTTCGGGTTCAGAATCACTGAGCTCTGCGTCCGGACAGTAACCATCGCTTTCCTGAGACGCTCTGCCGCCCCCTAGCGGCCGCTCGGTGGAAAGCGGTTTGGAGAATCCAGAAGACTTGCGTGAGTTCTTTTCAAAGGCCCGAAGGTCCTCGGTCCGTACTAAACTGACAGTGGCCTCCTTGAGAGATCGACTAAAGTGCTCAAGAGAGGTTTTGTGGAATCCAGACGACTGACTTTTCCCTGAAAGCTCGCTGCGGGGATCTTTCTCACTGGCCGCCTGGCAGGAAGTGTCTCTTTGGAGAATGGGTTTGTCTAAAATGCCGTTGGCTTTTATTTGCCGCGTTTTTTCTGCTTCCGCTTTGGTCTTCCCGTTGGATGATTGACCGTGGAGGGCGGCGTGTAGAGCTAAAGGTTTGCCTGATTGTTTTACCGCTAACGGTGGCGTCCCGCCATCTCGTCGGATGTATATGGAGGCGGGGAGGATACCGTTGATTCGCTCCTCCATTCGTTGTCGTCCTAGATGGAGCTGCGGTTTGCCCTGACCGATCCCTCCTTCACTAGTGTCATAAAGGTTGCAGCTGTTATCCGGGCATAAGGGTCCATTACCGGATTTGGAGCTGCTTTTACCGTTGCCGAGCTGTACTTTGGGCATTTTCAGTTTTAAGGTTATTCTGGGTGGAGGGTGGAAAAGTAGGTTCTCTATTGAAGAGGACACTGGAAGCCCTGTTAATAAAAGCAGAGGTCAGTCTGGAGTCTTTTTGGCTCCATGAGTTTCACTTGAACTAGTTAAGTTCTGGAGAGTAAAGCTAAAGTCTTTAACTCATTTTcaaacactttttaaatatatatttaacccttgtgtgtttCTCAAAAGGACTACActttcgttatgtttgtggctgtttttgccccattgacactcattataatgactttttttggTGTTTGGgaaagtgtttggactttcagcagtaaaaattaaatcacactgaactgaaccctaactctgaaaactggactgacagtttcattttactagaacttccatgttaagccgctttgacacaatctacactgtaaaagtgctacacaaataaagatgaattgaactgaattacattttttataacaatgccatgacaccatattgtcatgtattcttgattgttgctggttttcccgtTTGGAAATAGGtcatatttgtcatttttactgttgatcatcagctggggaaaccggagcacccggaggaaacccacgcgaacgcagggagaaaatgcaaactccacacagaaacgccaactgacccagccgaggctcaaaccagcgatctttttgctgtgaggcgacagcactacctactgcgccactgcgtcgccttgctctgcaataacacttccaaaacgctagttggcagtgaggtttcaatgttcctctgtgtcaagtttgtTTGCTGGTATTTTGTTTCTTCTGAACGCTTCCTTGATGTAAaagtggttcaaactcgctcattttgaggcaggaaccggcggacgtgcaataACTTTAACtataaggctgatttatacttctgcgacaAGCGCACGCGTAGGCTACGGCACAGCATACGCGTTGACACATAGCCCTACTCCGTAGCCGTCGGCGTCGCtaatgcgcacctctcaaaaaatgtaaatacacgtcgcaacgacacgtatcgcaagctctgtgattggccggcttggtatcgctgacgagtgtgggtgggaccgagagccgcatgagcccgatggagcgattgtttacaagtgtggagtgccgtgaagcgttttggaagtgttattgcagaacaaaagaaacagcgcgcagaaaaataaatgcacagctacgcgcattgcatgcgccgtgggtcatgccgatcacttgacgcagaagtataaactaaGCTTTATGGGTCCACGCGTAGGCCGCGCCATAGCATACGCttggcgcagaagtataaatcagcttcaAGCTATGGAATGGTCAACTTATCAGCATCAGGAGTGCTGcttctctggactgttttaagaaactaCTCAAGACTAACCTTTTTACCGTTACTTTTAAATTAGATTAATTATATTGTCTTAttgtttttacagctttttttattGTTCTACTTTGTTACTGTTTTCCATGTAGCTCTTTAGGTCTGAGAAAAgcgcactataaataaaatgtattataaattattattatttttaaaaaatgttattataattaaagtcaatggggaaaaaacagccacaaTCATAATAAAAGGGTAATAAATGTGGCaaaagtgtattgttgagttaggtttttaaaacttttcaaagcattttccaaaaatatgtgtcaaaataagatttgtcatcaaaaatcattCTGTTTTCTGAAatagagaaagttgtggccaaattaagactcaaaatcactagagtggatgaaaacatccccaacagcacacaagggttaaatgtgCTGGAAGTaaactacaaaacaaaataaatcaacaaatattaataaaaagtagtTACCTGCAGATAACTCTTGGTTGACAAGCTTGACATGTAGATTGAAAATCTGTTCTTGAGCTTTACTCTGGGACAGCTTTAGTTTCTCTCTTCGACTCACCATGTAGCACAAGTTTCTCACCTGACAACATGATACAGAAATATGCATAAAGATCataacgttaaaaaaaaaaaacactgatggttaaaatatataattataactgTACAATACTATTAAtgcttcaaacacacacatatattttatatagacaTATGATTATTTGCTATGTTTTACTGATGATATTTATTTTAGAAGTAGACTGCTCATTTGGTTTCTTAACAAGTTGCAATTTgtattattaaacataaaaaggataaaaattattaaacataaaaatctattactattaataataattgtaaattaaaatgaaaaaattatatttattcagcaATTTAGTCATCTGTTTTATTGATAAAACTTGCATCCATGACCATGATTGTAAAGCGAATTATTTTTGTTATACCAGTTTTTGTTTGGAAATATAATCCAGTCAATGACTCAAAATCTAGAGATCCAAATAATGAGTTTTGTAAAAGCACTAAGGAAAGTTTCATTATCAGCATATTAGATGCGTCCTGCTTcatgaatgatttctgaaggataatgcaacactgaaaactgaagtaATATCTACTAAAAACAGCATTGTCATTATAGgacattatattgaaatatataaagtatttaagtatatttaaatacgtgtatttaataaagtttatttaaaatagtaatCTAATTCCACAAAATTTACTCCATAtatgaacacaatatgttttacacataaaCAAATCGGCGTAATTATTTTGGCATATTAATCAAGGAACTGGTATGCTGCAATACCAGGGAGTTATGCAAggaggcacaatgatattacgaagcacctgaaaatagtccccagctaggtatcTAGTAGGGCAAGGCAATATGccgtttttaaaatgtaagttttttttttttgtttcggaGAACTGTGTTAGATTGAAAACcaatttttattcaaacaaatcgaTGTAAACTACACACTCGAGTTAATTGATAAAATCGATTTATCACCTAGCCCTAGTAACGTTGCTgggtaatatcattgcacctgctgcagccatggtacagcagtataattccttgattattacattattataaatcctagccatatcagcctagaaaataccAACTTTTCATTTCCATCGGTTTTAGcacacgatgtaactacaaagAGTCAAGCATTAAAAAGGAAAAGGATCAAAagtcttttttgacatttttgagcgagatgctaatggtctaatccgattcactgaactatgctaagctaagctaaaagtgctcgtGTCAGACCTGGATATCAGCTGAATGGGTTTAAAATGGCACTAAAAACTCTATAAACCTATTTAAAAAGTGTAGTGTTCTTATAAAAGTcgaacaaacgcacacacacacacacacacaaaaaaaaaaaaaaaggttaaacatTTTGACTCAGGGCTAAAAACCCTCACCCTTTCCAGGTCCTGGCGCAGGTGCATGAACATGCGCATGCGTGTATGAATGCTGTCCTCCTGTGGTTGCAGCAGTAGGTTTTCCTCATCTTCTTTGGGTGGTAGCAGGGCCTTGTTGAAGTTGCTTTTCCTCTTCATCTTCCAGTATTGAAAGATGAAATCCAGCAGGTGGAGCGGCAGGCTGAGGTCATGGGCCACTTCTTCAGGATGGACATACATGTAAAACTCCTCCTCCAGCTCCTGAAGCTTCTGTGCCCTCAGACTCAGTTTGTCAGTCTCAGTTGGAGGTTTGTGGCGGGCCGGACTCAAGCCCGGTTCTCCTGCTTTGGGTTTGCTGTGCTTTAGGCAGTAGGATTTAAACTTGACTTCATCACCTTCATCCAGGATGGTCTTCATCTCCAGGCTGTGCTCGAAAGCACAGGTGACGTGGAAAGGGATGGTGCAGTTCTTAACCGAACACTGGAAGACAATACAAAACAACCATTATTGTAaacatctattcatttatttgtggATTTTTCTTCAATTGATTCGTAAATGACTAATTGAATAATACTGAAGgctatttaaaaatgacttttccaaataaataaataaagtgattgatattaaaaaacaaaaacattattatataaacttacagatttaatttttgtatttaatacgTAAACATTCtcgttttaaaaaaataagttaaataaatactattaaacttatgttttacataatactttatgtaaaatattttaataatagtctTACATTACAATAAAGCCTAATTTACCTAAGTGTTATTTTAGTTTTGAGTAACCACTgcttttgaaatattttgtttctaTTAAGATATTgtatataagtatgtatatatatatatatatatatatatatatatatatatatatatatatatatatatatatatatatatatatatatatgtgtgtgtgtgtgtgtgtgtgtgtatgtatttttatttttatttctccatttatttttatgtattttatgtacaattgatattttaaatgtggcaaaaaaaaaaaaaaaaaaaaaaaaaaaaaataaatatatatatatatatatatatatatatatatatatatatatatatatatatatatatatatatatatatatatatatacatacatatatatatatatatatatatatatatatatatatatatatatatatatatatatatatatatatatatatatatatatatatatatatatatatatatatagatagatagatatataaatgaaaaaattaaaatctataattAATACTTAAGCTAATTCCATTTTTACTAAATGCTTTTAGGTAATTTAGGTAACTGTAATAATCCTATACGTACTTGGATCACAATCAATTAATCGCTCCCTCATTTCACAACTGTAAAAATGATGTCACAAAAGGAAGTGCTCCGTGCCAAATTTTACATATCCTACTTATCAACaataatttattgattaaaatgtaaattaacccTGAAGAAATGGACAGGAAAATGAGCCTACATGCAGACAGTGAATGTGAACTGTTGTTGAAAACAGTGTCAAGAGGAAGGTGAGGTTTCATACTTTACCTAAGTGCTGTTGaacgatgataataatgatgattaaaaaataaataaatcacaactaatctttttcaaaacataattgtttacataatttttgtatattatgtaaatataaatgcacacatcagtgtatatatacacatatacatctacagaaaatgtttatatatataaaatgtttatatataaaaaataaaaaaacaaataatatatatgtaaatattgtaaaaagtaTACACATGAATGTGTGcgcatgtacatatacataataaatatacacagtgcatGTACATAATAGTCAGGATTAGATATATGATGATATTCAATAACTCCAAAAAATCGTGATAAttaacatgcacaatattgatatcatggacacaaaatacagtgaataattattattgcaaCTTTGagtgatattttaaaatatttacattgtatttacagtttttacaacAGCACCGATTGCTTATAGACTTAATTAGTTAATTAGCTTCATGgttcaaacatgaacattttcgCATGTTAATCTGCACTACTATatgctgaaatattgattgaaAATTCTGTGACTATAGGTTTTTGTATATTAGCACTTAACTAAACTCTTATTATTATAGGTGATGTTTCTTAGTTCATACCTAATAAAGAATCATAAAGAGtcaatcatttattaattctagttaataactaatacaattctgttgtattttaaactaattttaatataGTAAATGTAATAAACATGGCCTTTTATTACTTGACTTtaattcattaactaacatttactaagGAGACTTTATTGAAATAGCATTACCTATAATAATTGGTTTAAACATGTTTACTCTTAACATgcacatacaataaaaaaatacgtTCAGTATTTTTTGATATTAAAGTTTTCATGATACAAAAGCTGTGACCGTAACTGTATTCGTATTGTGACAGTTCCTAGacaaacggaatattaaatgacaaaacggTGGGCGTGTCTTGTTTTTTTCTGCTGCAagttgattggatgtagtaaagtatagatatttcattcagaaagatagggaaaaatgttt
Above is a window of Danio aesculapii chromosome 6, fDanAes4.1, whole genome shotgun sequence DNA encoding:
- the jade3 gene encoding protein Jade-3, whose translation is MKRLRTPSSSDSSDNESPSTSFSSNKYGSKPGTPASAQKKPAEVFRKDLISAMKLPDSHHISSEDYYLLADTWKQEWEKGVQVLASPDTIPQPSVRIITEKPKEVLFSKPRKYIQCWSQDSSETGYVNIKELAEAMCRYDLDDMDLYWLQQLNAELGMMGEGVVDELTMERVMEALERQCHENMNHAIETEEGLGIEYDEDVICDVCRSPDSEEGNDMVFCDKCNICVHQACYGIVKVPDGNWLCRTCVLGITPQCLLCPKTGGAMKATRAGTKWAHVSCALWIPEVSIACPERMEPITKVSHIPPSRWSLICSLCKLKTGACIQCSVKNCTIPFHVTCAFEHSLEMKTILDEGDEVKFKSYCLKHSKPKAGEPGLSPARHKPPTETDKLSLRAQKLQELEEEFYMYVHPEEVAHDLSLPLHLLDFIFQYWKMKRKSNFNKALLPPKEDEENLLLQPQEDSIHTRMRMFMHLRQDLERVRNLCYMVSRREKLKLSQSKAQEQIFNLHVKLVNQELSAGLPVSSSIENLLFHPPPRITLKLKMPKVQLGNGKSSSKSGNGPLCPDNSCNLYDTSEGGIGQGKPQLHLGRQRMEERINGILPASIYIRRDGGTPPLAVKQSGKPLALHAALHGQSSNGKTKAEAEKTRQIKANGILDKPILQRDTSCQAASEKDPRSELSGKSQSSGFHKTSLEHFSRSLKEATVSLVRTEDLRAFEKNSRKSSGFSKPLSTERPLGGGRASQESDGYCPDAELSDSEPEAKGKCRQGGRTQTQRGDYVKSASRAKHSYGSRTSVQR